A genomic region of Phragmites australis chromosome 2, lpPhrAust1.1, whole genome shotgun sequence contains the following coding sequences:
- the LOC133909843 gene encoding lachrymatory-factor synthase-like: MAAESTDVVADGGADAAGKAWEWEERVVSAVPAASADEAWALLSDFLAFHRWHPRVAACRLASGTPRAPGCVRYCEGTPDGDGVPPDWAHETLLEYDPDRRFFRYEMNDNNMGFGLFFATFRVVPAAAGAGCELRWEFECEPVRGTPREALVARLQAGLDGMAARVRDHVLAARAGSVVAGGLGAADELKLDNSIAV, translated from the coding sequence ATGGCGGCTGAGTCGACGGACGTCGTGGCCGATGGCGGCGCGGATGCGGCCGGCAAGGCATGGGAGTGGGAGGAGCGCGTTGTGTCGGCGGTGCCCGCGGCCTCCGCGGATGAGGCGTGGGCGCTGCTGTCGGACTTCCTGGCGTTCCACCGGTGGCACCCGCGCGTGGCGGCGTGCCGGCTGGCGTCGGGCACCCCGCGCGCGCCGGGGTGCGTGCGCTACTGCGAGGGCACCCCGGACGGCGACGGGGTGCCACCCGACTGGGCGCACGAGACGCTCCTCGAGTACGACCCAGACCGCCGCTTCTTCCGCTACGAGATGAACGACAACAACATGGGCTTCGGCCTCTTCTTCGCCACGTTCCGCGTCGtcccggccgccgccggcgccggctgcgAGCTGCGGTGGGAGTTCGAGTGCGAACCAGTGCGCGGCACGCCCAGGGAGGCGCTCGTGGCGCGGCTGCAGGCCGGACTCGACGGCATGGCGGCGCGCGTGCGGGACCACGTCCTGGCTGCCCGCGCGGGCTCCGTGGTGGCGGGAGGTCTGGGGGCTGCCGATGAGCTCAAGCTCGACAACTCCATCGCCGTTTAA